From a single Myxocyprinus asiaticus isolate MX2 ecotype Aquarium Trade chromosome 33, UBuf_Myxa_2, whole genome shotgun sequence genomic region:
- the LOC127424386 gene encoding RAB7A-interacting MON1-CCZ1 complex subunit 1-like — protein sequence MADDYRRSVELERRIFELDNKCATLRTEKPDDDYLQNASSILDKLKNFYRHGGESNSLPKLLQDFTQVVLDITFYEENKLVDQEFPEDTSPFKIQQLLQDLTEPEVLAGRLVPAQEVQSVLGLELLECLYWRRGALLYMYCHTLHQRKQWIKKNKATFLKCLQEGVRYLMRMLQVRNSVKLNDGVVFHDSATANFLAEGIFSDTHLLTMMYIGEMCFWAVKYEDCSMDTTERKEDRLHFRDIGTQILHKYVLACEGPLQGQGWNTENAKEILSILQ from the exons ATGGCCGACGACTACAGACGAAGCGTCGAGCTGGAGAGGAGGATTTTTGAGTTAGATAATAAGTGTGCCACTCTTCGGACGGAGAAACCAG ATGATGACTACTTACAGAATGCATCTTCTATACTAGACAAGTTGAAAAACTTTTACAGACATGGAGGAGAAAGCAACAGCCTCCCTAAACTGCTGCAGGACTTCACACAG GTTGTCTTGGACATTACATTCTATGAGGAAAATAAGCTTGTAGATCAGGAGTTTCCAGAAGACACTTCGCCTTTTAAAATTCAGCAGTTACTACAGGACTTGACAGAGCCAGAGGTGTTAGCAGGGCGCCTGGTGCCTGCTCAAGAG GTGCAGTCTGTGCTGGGTCTGGAGCTGTTGGAGTGCCTATACTGGAGACGTGGGGCATTGTTATATATGTACTGTCACACACTACACCAGCGCAAGCAGTGGATTAAGAAGAACAAAGCCACATTCCTTAAG TGTCTTCAAGAAGGTGTGCGTTACCTTATGAGAATGTTGCAAGTAAGGAACTCAGTGAAGCTGAACGATGGTGTGGTTTTTCATGACTCTGCAACCGCCAATTTTCTGGCAGAAG GTATCTTTTCTGATACTCACTTGCTTACTATGATGTACATTGGTGAGATGTGTTTCTGGGCAGTGAAATATGAGGACTGCAGCATGGACACCACAGAGCGCAAAGAGGATAGGCTTCATTTCCGGGATATTGGCACACAAATCCTGCATAAGTATGTGCTGGCATGTGAGGGGCCACTTCAGGGTCAGGGCTGGAACACAGAGAATGCCAAGGAGATCCTTAGTATTTTACAGTAA
- the LOC127424383 gene encoding F-box only protein 4-like isoform X2 has product MLSRSIVVQSLRTIRERFFDRRQRNYDQRDAQDEPNHDVTGPSLDNLSVDMQFLIMSFLSPQDLCRLGGTSTYWRSMVRDPVLWKYFLLRDMPLWQSVDHLSMPQVKLTDTSVLTHSEMQQIDYMAEYLRVCPACRNQWRRQPSSAFESVTSFFQSLVPVAEPQFAMFGPGLEQLEVSLMTKIMHSPDVLPIAGIPQRQIDGIGSGISFKYKDQHRFNIITLYSTNRTERERARLEQLSLRSKLFVYQEGSECNTPLSLNPMFNQVCEVVNGFIFVANAETEREWEEEIAQIRVMLDPVVGAVPRPLLVLACVSRETVDSRRIPCVTVAHQLQLCSLPNSWMVQDTAAETLTGLLDGIDWLLRHSGVKI; this is encoded by the exons ATGCTGAGTCGATCTATAGTCGTGCAAAGTCTCAGGACTATTAGAGAAAGATTTTTTGACAGAAGACAGAGAAATTATGACCAACGTGATGCTCAGGATGAGCCAAATCATGACGTCACCGGCCCCTCTCTGGACAATCTGTCG GTGGACATGCAGTTTCTCATTATGAGCTTTCTCTCTCCGCAAGACCTCTGCAGACTGGGAGGCACGAGTACATACTGGCGATCAATGGTTCGAGACCCTGTCCTGTGGAAGTACTTCCTTTTGCGTGACATGCCGCTCTGGCAGTCAGTTGATCATTTATCAATGCCTCAGGTCAAGCTCACTGACACATCTGTGCTGACTCACTCTGAGATGCAGCAGATTGATTATATGGCAGA GTATCTACGGGTCTGCCCAGCATGTCGAAACCAATGGCGACGTCAACCCAGTTCAGCATTTGAGTCTGTGACTTCCTTCTTCCAGTCCCTTGTACCAGTTGCAGAGCCACAGTTTGCCATGTTCGGCCCTGGGCTTGAGCAGTTAGAGGTTTCCCTAATGACTAAGATCATGCATTCTCCTGATGTACTGCCTATTGCAGGAATACCTCAACGTCAGATCGATG gCATTGGATCTGGAATCAGTTTTAAGTACAAAGATCAGCACAGATTCAATATTATAACTTTGTATTCGACCAACAG gacagagagagagagggctcgCCTGGAGCAGCTCAGTCTGCGCAGTAAGCTCTTTGTCTATCAGGAGGGTAGTGAGTGCAATACGCCCTTAAGTCTCAACCCTATGTTTAATCAAGTTTGTGAAGTTGTTAATGGATTCATCTTTGTGGCAAATGCTGAGACTGAAAGAG AATGGGAGGAGGAAATTGCTCAGATCAGGGTCATGTTAGACCCTGTGGTAGGTGCTGTTCCCCGGCCTCTCCTGGTGCTCGCCTGCGTGTCTAGAGAGACAGTAGACAGCCGCAGGATACCATGTGTGACTGTGGCCCATCAGCTTCAGCTCTGCTCACTGCCCAACTCTTGGATG GTACAAGACACTGCTGCAGAAACACTAACAGGACTGCTGGATGGTATTGATTGGCTATTGAGACACTCTGGAGTTAAGATATGA
- the LOC127424383 gene encoding F-box only protein 4-like isoform X1, whose protein sequence is MLSRSIVVQSLRTIRERFFDRRQRNYDQRDAQDEPNHDVTGPSLDNLSVDMQFLIMSFLSPQDLCRLGGTSTYWRSMVRDPVLWKYFLLRDMPLWQSVDHLSMPQVKLTDTSVLTHSEMQQIDYMAEYLRVCPACRNQWRRQPSSAFESVTSFFQSLVPVAEPQFAMFGPGLEQLEVSLMTKIMHSPDVLPIAGIPQRQIDGIGSGISFKYKDQHRFNIITLYSTNRTERERARLEQLSLRSKLFVYQEGSECNTPLSLNPMFNQVCEVVNGFIFVANAETERGSDKEWEEEIAQIRVMLDPVVGAVPRPLLVLACVSRETVDSRRIPCVTVAHQLQLCSLPNSWMVQDTAAETLTGLLDGIDWLLRHSGVKI, encoded by the exons ATGCTGAGTCGATCTATAGTCGTGCAAAGTCTCAGGACTATTAGAGAAAGATTTTTTGACAGAAGACAGAGAAATTATGACCAACGTGATGCTCAGGATGAGCCAAATCATGACGTCACCGGCCCCTCTCTGGACAATCTGTCG GTGGACATGCAGTTTCTCATTATGAGCTTTCTCTCTCCGCAAGACCTCTGCAGACTGGGAGGCACGAGTACATACTGGCGATCAATGGTTCGAGACCCTGTCCTGTGGAAGTACTTCCTTTTGCGTGACATGCCGCTCTGGCAGTCAGTTGATCATTTATCAATGCCTCAGGTCAAGCTCACTGACACATCTGTGCTGACTCACTCTGAGATGCAGCAGATTGATTATATGGCAGA GTATCTACGGGTCTGCCCAGCATGTCGAAACCAATGGCGACGTCAACCCAGTTCAGCATTTGAGTCTGTGACTTCCTTCTTCCAGTCCCTTGTACCAGTTGCAGAGCCACAGTTTGCCATGTTCGGCCCTGGGCTTGAGCAGTTAGAGGTTTCCCTAATGACTAAGATCATGCATTCTCCTGATGTACTGCCTATTGCAGGAATACCTCAACGTCAGATCGATG gCATTGGATCTGGAATCAGTTTTAAGTACAAAGATCAGCACAGATTCAATATTATAACTTTGTATTCGACCAACAG gacagagagagagagggctcgCCTGGAGCAGCTCAGTCTGCGCAGTAAGCTCTTTGTCTATCAGGAGGGTAGTGAGTGCAATACGCCCTTAAGTCTCAACCCTATGTTTAATCAAGTTTGTGAAGTTGTTAATGGATTCATCTTTGTGGCAAATGCTGAGACTGAAAGAG GATCTGACAAAGAATGGGAGGAGGAAATTGCTCAGATCAGGGTCATGTTAGACCCTGTGGTAGGTGCTGTTCCCCGGCCTCTCCTGGTGCTCGCCTGCGTGTCTAGAGAGACAGTAGACAGCCGCAGGATACCATGTGTGACTGTGGCCCATCAGCTTCAGCTCTGCTCACTGCCCAACTCTTGGATG GTACAAGACACTGCTGCAGAAACACTAACAGGACTGCTGGATGGTATTGATTGGCTATTGAGACACTCTGGAGTTAAGATATGA